The Spea bombifrons isolate aSpeBom1 chromosome 4, aSpeBom1.2.pri, whole genome shotgun sequence genome segment ggtgtctagttttcaaaaatatatggtttgctggggtaaattgaattagccggcttcaaatatggccctattaggacatgggggcagtaggaccagatctaaaagttccaagttaaaaaaaaacaacccgacaaacccatgcatgtggggtatcactgtactcgggagatgttgttgaacacagaTTGGTGTCTTGTTTAAAAGTGATGTATAACAGCTGCTGTAAGCTtttttttagtgataaaaaacacaaactaaatgactaccacaaagtctGACAAaaggtggtagtagaattagtgcacggaaagggttaaaataccagcatttgaaataccttgaggtgtctagttttcaaaaatatatgggggtaaatttcattggccggcttcaaagatacctgaaatgacacatgggggcagaacgaccagcattggaaaaaaaaatgtttttgaaatagcaaaacgttacttgtacttattgcccaattacttgaagaaaaaagcaaaaaaaaaacattgcgtatttcttttttttatatatatttattttatttaaaaatgttctatCTCTTTCTTCCATACATCAACCATAAATTCATATAGTAAGAGAAATGGAAaacaatagagaaaaaaaagaaatatacgaCCAAAATTCAGTACCATTTCAAATATCCACATGTCTTATCCATGTTGAGCTAAGTATTCTTCCCTATTAAACACTTAGAATTACGTAGTATTTATAGCAGAAAAAAAGCTTAAtctatactcattcatacaaaatACGGCAAATGTTCGAAACCCAGATTGTACAGGGTTATCGGCTATCGGAAGGGAGTTGATAGAGGACCGGTATCGTTGCCAAGGGACCTCTGGCAATATCGTTAGAAGTTATCTAGAAGTCACGTTTCGCCAAGGTAAGCATATTATATTGTATGATTGACTGTTGTGTATTCTGAAAAAATATTCCTCCATTTTATGTTGGTAACTAATTTGTTCTAATATCTGAGACCAGGCCGGAATTTTTTCTGATTTCCAGTTACGGACAATACAGATCTTTGTGGCTAccaatacattaataattaggGCTAAATTTGATTTGCTTTTTACAGGTATACCTTTtggtgacataagtattgttgtcaatgtttttgccagttgaactcttcctgtatcacatgtcttttgatatgttaacgtgattcaatatgcctgttgaatgcaaaaccttagttcagtctctctctgcccaccaacctgcatggatggggtaatcagtggtgtgctgggttatgttggacctttaggttgcaggttattcttggaaagtgttgcattgtatgttgggctgtcactcatttattgtatgttactgtgtttttgtctcttattaaatatctgttgaagtagacgaacctttgtgagATATTTTTATACTTGGTTAAACACCACATATCTATGTGAAACAAAAAAGATTGAGGAGATAAAGTCCATTCTACCCTGAAcatccttttaaataaatccaTAATTTCCAATTTCAAGTTAGACAATTTAACACATTTCCACCAAATATGGACAGCAGATCCTATTTCTAAGTTGGATCTCCAGCATTTATTAGGAGTAGTACTGAACATTTTGTGTAGAGTTAAGGGATCATAATACCATCTACGGAATAACTTAAAGAATTGCTCATGGAGATTAATGCAATGGACAGTTTTCCTTAACGTATTCCAAGCGCTGAATAAAACCTGTCAGGTAGGAAATATCTAAATCTGTTTCCCATTTCAGTATAGAGTTGGGTTTCTCTGGAACAGGTTCCTGTTCAAGTGTTTTTCTAAGTctggagattatttttttcttaaagtgaCTCTCTAACAATCTATCCAAGCCATTCGGTGGACCCCaccttttaaatttaataaagtttgAGATTCTCAAATAGGAAAAATATTCCCTGTTTGGAATTGAATTTGtagttctttaaccccttaacgacaatccacgtacatgtacggggttgccgtgcaacgggttaacgacaatgcccgtacatgtacgggctgccgttaaatagctgcatcgccgcgatcgccggctttgcagcatccacggaagcctcctaagtgaggctgaccgtggatccgaggagggcagcccttggcagccctccccggaagaaaaatggccgccgccgcaccgatcatgaaagatcgcggcggcgcccggctaaaacagcttaggaagcgaactgaatcgcttcctaagcataaatggtgttactgacatgcctcgatatcgaggcatgtcagtaacactacccccctaccccgatcaccttgtgattgctccgaagagcaaccacaagtgccatcctgtaaatgacgttgccgtcattcacaggatggcatcaacaatagaaatgagttcatagagggtctatccagaccctcttgtgaactctcgagctcctcctgcaggttgaatgcaggtactgcatccaaccatgcaaggtcaatggagcccagctcactaatgagtgattagtaaaaaaaaaaaaaaaaaaaaaaaaaaaaattaaaaaaaaatattaaaaaaaatgtttaaaaaaaataaaaataatatggtaacatataaaaatccccactgtcaccaaaaaaattaaaaaaaaattaataagcaagtcctaaaattctttatctttacaaaaattccagcatggaaagagttaaaatattggcattacaaatgcccatagggtgtctcgtattaaaaaatgcatgagtggatgggataaattgaattggccgggttcaaaggtgtcccaaatatgggacatgggggcagtaggatcagatgtctaaatggccaaaaaatacacacctcacaaaggcggccttttacctcccaaataacccaacaaacccatgcatgtggggtatcactgcgctcaggagatgttactgaacacatattggggtgttgtttgacagggacatataccaggagcgataaatttatacctgaagtacaacgtgtgtgaaaaaaatacaaaaaaatttactaccataaagtttcacaaaggctggtggtaaaattagtgcatggaaagggttaaattaccagcatgtgaaataccttggggtgtctagtttttaaaaatatatgacttgatggggtaaattgcattggccggcttcaaagatacccgaaatggcacaaggggggaagaaataccagatttggaaaaaaaggttttgaaatagcaaaacgctacctgtacttattgccccataacgtgcagaaaaaagcaaaaaaacataaaaacattgggtatttctaaactcaggacaaatagtagaatctatttagcaggttttatcattcgtttttgcagatgagtaaaagttttttgtttaaaaagtgagaaaaagtatttttttaacaaaaaatcctcatattttatcatttttttatagtaaattagatgatatgataaaattaatggtatctaaagaaagccctttttttcctgaaaaaaacaatatataatatgtgtgggagcacgaaatgagaaagaagaaaatcacagctaaacaggaacaccgaaaaatgttaaaatagccattgtcccacaatatactacgagtaataacccctattgtccttaaggggttaaaagaatatAATTCCGAAGACGCCTACATGTCCGCTATTTTGTTAATCCCATGAAGGTGCCAAGATCTCAAATCAATATCTTTGCTTAACATTTGAATTATttcaaattttcttttaaagctgaacatatttttaataatgtacaGTATCATAGGGTTaaaatttgttaatttttttattattttagggtTAAACCAGTAGAATTTTAATGGATCCAAATAATTATATCATGGTAAGTTCTGGTCTCGCTTAGTATCCCAGGCCAGGAAGTGTCCCATCATACAAATTGAGTGTAAATTTTGTACATTAGGAAAATTGAGTCCGCCTTGTGAgaaatttttatataatataacacgTGAAATTCTCGGTTTCTTATCGGACCACACAAAtgagaaaaattatttattatattggttTAAAATCTTTAAAGGTAATGGAAGTGGAATGGTTCTAAATAGATATAGTAAGCTAGGGATAACATAAGCTTTTAGTGTGTTTCATCTATCCAGCCAGGAAATTTCTAGGCGTTTCCACTCTGCTGAGTTTTAAGAAAATCAAAAAGAGACAtataattgttattaataatttcTTTACAGTTTTGGAAATTTTTTATATCTAGATAATCGATAGATTTCTGCCCCCAAGTAAACGgtgaatttgttttaatatattctgtTCGTGAAATATCTATATTAAAGTATAGTATAGTCCATATTCTCTTATGCGGTCTATAGTCTCAGGAATCGATATCACGGGAGATGTTAAGGTAAGTAAGATATCGTCTACATATAGTGAGATTTTGTGTTCATATGGGCATGTTATTACTCCATTAATTTTAGTAGATAGCGGCGAATAATAGTTGCGAGAGGTCCAATCCAAAGAATTTATAGCAAGGGGGCTAAtgggcagccttgtcttgtaCCATTATTGATCTTAAAGTTATTAGAGTCTAATTTTCGGCCTGATATTTTGGCTTGTGGGTTTTTGTACAGAGCCAGTATATTATCAAGAAATTGTCCATCTAGACCAAAGGTTTTTAAAGTTTCTTCCAGAAATTACCAATTAACCCagtcaaatgctttttcagcacccaaagctaaaaaaaacagcGGGTATTTTTATGTTCTGTAATTCTTAAATAAGGTTTAGGATTCTGCGTGTGTTATCTTCGCCGGGTGTATTACGTCTCGCATTACCTCTTTTAACCTATCAGCTaagattttagaaaaaaatgtagtatCTAAATTTATAAGCGAAATGGGTCGATAATTTGTTACTTTACTTGGATCTTTCCCCTGTTTAGGAATAGGAGTTATTGTGACTTGCAGCATTTCAATTGGAAATTTTTTCTTATACGGAATATCCCTAAACAATTTCATCATAAGAAATAATAGGTTCTTATAATTGGTAAAAGGGAACAGAGAACCCATCTGGCCCACGGCTTTAGATTTAAGTAACTTTCATATGGTATTTCTTATTTCAGGAAGCTGAAAAGGAATGTTTAAACAAGCCAACTTCTCTATAGAGAGTTTGGGTAGGTGCAATCTTTCTAGAAAGGAACTTATCTAAAGTTTATCTTTTGTTATATCTGGTAAGttatataatgaattatataGTGAGTTatttcaggacaaatagtagaatctatttagcagctaatttagcttttttggtaaaaggtttttttaactaaagttttttttttaactttccatcatattttattatttctaataggaaaattagataatatgatcataAAATGGTATcggaagaaagcccttcttgtcctgaaaaaaacaacatataacttgtgtgggttcactaaatgagcgaggagaaaattacatctaaacacgagcgccgcaaaagtattaaaacagcctcggtcccaaagggtacaaaaagtaaaagacagcctggtccttaaggggttaatcattttTTACGAATCACAATAAACTTGTTCAGAAGTGATTTAATATCTTGATTCCTAAGAGTGTATATAatggggttaaaaaatggaCATAGGACGGTGTATAAAAGAGACAACACTTTATTTGTATCAAACGATTCCCCTTTGGAAGGAGTCAAATAAACCGCTATTACAGTCCCATAGAAGGAACACACTACAGTCAAatgagagctgcaggtggagaaggctttttgCCGTCCGGTGCTGGAGGTGATTTTTCGTATGGTGATTAAAATGGAAACGTATGTAAAAGCAATAAAGATGACAGGGGCAGCCACAAATGGGACGCCTGAGACAAAGTCAGCAATTTTAATAACAGTATGCTTTGTACAAGCCAACTCTAAAAGAGGAGcaaaatcacagaaataatggtcaatgACATGACCACAGAACTGTATCACTGAAACCATGGGTGCAAAAGTAAATGTTGGTATACATGCTAAAAGCCAAGAAGAAAGAATGAGTTGGAAACAGAGCCTAAAACTCATGATGGACGTGTAATGCAGCGGGCGACAAATGGCCAAATACCGGTCGTAGGACATCATTGTGAGAAGGAAACATTCTGTGGTTTCTGtgacacaaaaaaagtaaaactgagtGATGCAGCCAGCTAAAGATATCGTGCTTCCTCCATTAATTATAACATGGAGCAGGTTGGGGACTATATTGGTGGTCAGAAGAATATCGCACACcgataactgagtgaggaagaaatacatgggagattgCAGCCTCTGAaactttgccaccaatataataatcagcaggttTCCGAGTAATGTCAGGATGTAGAGCACAAGGAACAGAACAAATAGAAAATACTTTAAACTCTTTGGATTCTGAAAACCCAACAGCAGAATCTCCACCACCTTTGTGTGGTTCATTCCAAACGAAAAGGCGTTTCCTCCGCTTCTTACTTATGGAGTCTCCCCCTCCTGCTCGGCTCTGTGAAGTTAATGTGGAAAAATGATAtgaaaagtctgaatataaacatgaacaaaagaaaactaaaattccatgttgaataataaaaaagaattaatAGTGACAACAATCCACAAGCAGGCTGTTATCTTTAGGACCTCCAATAATTGGTAAACCAAATACTGTTGCTTCTGGAATCAGACCTTAGTGGTATAAGACTTTATATAcgacctgcaaaaaaaaaggttagagGGGAAAGTTATTAGTCCACCCAGGGTCACCACACTCTTTTGATCAcatcagaaacaaaacaaatcagatgattgaggacaataaaggtatggaattcacttccaagggaggtggggttatccaatacattagataccttcaaaaggggcctcgatattttcttagaaaggcaggacatacagggatataaataggataacattaatattttagagcttcttgatccaaggagaaatctgattgcctcttggagtcaagaaggaattttctttcccctgatggcagaattcgaagtagcttaattaggggtttttttttgccttcttttggatcaagaataggaaggttaggtagaagggctgaacttgatggacttaggtcttttttcaaccttatgaattatgtaactatgtaactatgtaactatgatcTGTAAAATCCCTTTAATAATATACCATTGCCAAAGTTTCAGCTTAGCTTGCAAGGTCCTCAAAGCTGGTCCCATATCATGGTGGGTGCtacaatattattttatcaCTATATGTTCAACCCCAAGTAAGATACAGAACTGAATATAGAGATCATTTAATGAACACAAAGGGCTCTGAAGAGAAATAGTGAAAATGATCAGAAATTTCATATAATGCATGATCCTAGCAATAACAtccttaaaatgtattctctATCATCTACCGCTTGACGATGGGGTTCAGGAAGGAAGTGGAAGTACttagatatttatatagagaACGGGATATAGTATAGAGATAATGACCTAACAACGCATTGTTAAATAGAGGAAGAATATTAGAAGAGTCATTGAGTTTGCAGAGTCCCCTTTTGACCAACTGAATTAAAAGACAAAATTAAAAGACAAAATTGAAATAAAGCGTAATTTGATAAACTTACCCATTTGGTCTCTTCTATTATAGCATCAAAAATGAAGATTAAATCAGAGAAATAAAggtttaagaaaatattgaaattattttaaggTAAGACACACAGTCGTTCTGTAGCAGAAAGCCATCAAAGTGTCATCAACAGTCAGTACTGCTCCGGAGAGCTTTATACTGTACAAAAAGAACATGACATCATCTCGGTTTAAGAACACTGGGGACGGGTATTACACAGAGAGTTCCAAGCACGGAGTCTCAAAACAACAAGAATGGGATTACAAATCTGTCttggccattttttttactgtagtcTCTGATGGTTACGAGATTACTGTTACAGTAAACAAAGGATATTAACTAAAAATCTATATGGATATTCGGTCAATTTTGGTTTAATTTATAGATAGAATAAGAGAAAAAATGGCGAAGGGAAAAGACTTGAGAGGGTGATGGAGAACGATTGAAGGAAGATGGGAGAAAGACCAGAAAACTCTTCCAATCTAATGTAACGTTAGCGATATTAAAACAGTAAAATCCAGCCTTAACCCTAGTAAGGGTCTCAAAAATAGAGCAAGGCATGTAAGCTTAACACTTTCCATACTGTGTTTTTTTAGTACCATACGCACAGTACgttttttgtgattttagcCATATAATGGTTTAATCAAGATCTCCATCTTACGTATTCAATGTACCCACATAAACGACACATCccgttttaaagaaaaaatgaggcTTTAGtctgaaaccatagaaacatccaaaaactaataaatataaatgctaGGACATGTTCACCAACTTCTCCTGATTAcagatataaatatgtgtgtgtatatatatatatatatatatatatatatatatatatatatatataaaccgttgtaacccagtgcagtcaTTCTGTCTAATAACATtgcagctgggttgtcatggatactgaccttcCCCTCCAGCACCAGGTCACTTGTCTCCTGTAAGCCAATCAGGATTTCTTTGGGACATATGTCAGTCTTCCTGAGCTAGGGAAATGTTTCtgagcctatcagaggagaggatctAGGAAGAAACAGATAGACTGCCCTCCCTGTAAGCAGGCCTGAGGTAAACctgctgcctttagtgtgtgtgctgctgacatccaagcagtacactgaagttgaagtagaagtgtgcagagaatacagcatggtgctgtatgttcctgagtgagtgtgagagactgcaagtactcagagcgtccaagtcctgcatcctgtatcagtgaggtgaaagcagagctgcagacagacatctgtgtgggaagacagttatactctcagccaggaggttaaaggggcaacATCCCAGAGATGCCTGAATACACTAAAGAGGAGGtacttcactaatatatatatatatcaacatatatatatccttgtctccccgggtagcgctacctgcatcaagggccccaacagtgcaccaacacagggacatctgggtgggaagaacacctacatttagGGTGGGGGAGCTGGTGTTGCAAGTTAATCAGATAtctgtgttatttatatatatatatatatattctcaggactgtgcacccactgctcgaactgaactgcataggcacagcagctgggtccttatattataatacctgtttatttcaatatattctatatataatttgcatttcaattgtgtgtattattttcttgtgtgaaaggggccatttctcagtgggtggggtcccctactcaacatagtaccagcgtcactgaaatatgtaaTTACCAGCCTGGCAGgagagcaaggtaaaaaaagggttatttgctcgattataagacaaccccccaaaatctgaatattaatttaggaaaaaaagaaagagcctgaatataagacgaccctataggaaaaaagttttaccagtaaatgtttattcatgtaaactatttatttaataaaagctatgattgagaaaaatattttgatttatttccttttattttccaacctgcccccccagttatgcacatctgcccccaggcttgccactctgccccagaaatgcattataccccctatatgccactgtacaccatgatatgccttttaatcctctaaatgccactgtgccccatgatatgccttttaaccctctatatgcgcctgtgccccgtgatatgccttttgaccccctatgtgccactctgcctcaacaaatgccttatacccctatatgctactctgaaATTTAGGGCGTTAagaagcatattatggggcagagtggcatataggaaagtataaggcaattcaggaggcagagtggcgtatagtgggttaaaaggcccggctcaaagatgtaccaaatagggcatgggcagtggatccccaaatgccaaagttcaacattaaaaaatgtgcatgccccaaatgtggcccttttgcacccaaacagccaggcaaaatcattcatgaggggtatcgctgtactcaggagatgttgctgaacacacattggggtgttttgtgatagtgacatatacgagaacttttaaattcatacctgaagtaaaatgtgtgtggaaaaccaaatgcaaaaaaatgactaccacaaagtttgacaaagactggtggtagatatggtgcatggaaagagttaaaatactagcatttgaaataccctggggtgtctagttttcaaaaatatatggctttattgggcatactgaaatggcccagctcaaagatgtaccaaatagggcatgggcagtggatccccaaatgccaaagttcaacattgaaaatgcgcatgccccaaatgtggcccttttgcccccaaacagccaggcaaaatcattcatgtgaggtatcgctgtactcaggagatgttgctgaacacatattggggtgacatataccagaacctgtttagtcatacctaaagtaaaatgtgtgtgccaaaacaaatgcaaaaaaaagactacctcacagtttgacaaaggctgatggtagaattagtacttggaaagggttaaaatactagcatttggaataccctgggctgtctagttttcaaaaatatatgacttgatggggtaaattgcattggccggcttcaaagatacccgaaatggcacatggggggaagaattaccagatttggaaaaaatggctttgaaatagcaaaacgctacctgtactttttgccccataatgtgtagaaaaaagcaaaaaaacacaaaaacattgggtatttccaaactcaggacaaatagtagaatctatttagcaggttttttcattaccttttatagatgagaaaaagattttt includes the following:
- the LOC128491683 gene encoding olfactory receptor 476-like, which codes for MNHTKVVEILLLGFQNPKSLKYFLFVLFLVLYILTLLGNLLIIILVAKFQRLQSPMYFFLTQLSVCDILLTTNIVPNLLHVIINGGSTISLAGCITQFYFFCVTETTECFLLTMMSYDRYLAICRPLHYTSIMSFRLCFQLILSSWLLACIPTFTFAPMVSVIQFCGHVIDHYFCDFAPLLELACTKHTVIKIADFVSGVPFVAAPVIFIAFTYVSILITIRKITSSTGRQKAFSTCSSHLTVVCSFYGTVIAVYLTPSKGESFDTNKVLSLLYTVLCPFFNPIIYTLRNQDIKSLLNKFIVIRKK